The following coding sequences lie in one Apium graveolens cultivar Ventura chromosome 3, ASM990537v1, whole genome shotgun sequence genomic window:
- the LOC141714287 gene encoding secreted RxLR effector protein 78-like: protein MLDARINSIYEQLINMSQFGFVKGRQAAECIFVVTEVYHSLKFTRSKGLILKLDFVKAFDTVNWGFLFKTMECMGLGCRWIQWMEDFFKTIRLSVLVNGFPTSEFKILNGVRQGDPLSPMLFNLVGEVLNKLLTKASEI, encoded by the coding sequence ATGTTGGATGCCAGGATCAACTCAATATATGAGCAGCTGATAAATATGAGTCAGTTTGGCTTTGTAAAAGGCAGGCAGGCAGCTGAATGCATTTTTGTAGTTACTGAGGTTTATCATTCTCTAAAATTTACAAGGAGTAAGGGGCTGATCTTAAAACTTGACTTTGTAAAAGCATTTGACACTGTGAATTGGGGTTTCTTATTTAAGACTATGGAATGTATGGGGTTAGGGTGCAGATGGATTCAATGGATGGAAGATTTCTTTAAGACAATTAGATTGTCTGTTTTGGTTAATGGATTCCCTACTTCGGAGTTTAAGATATTAAATGGAGTAAGGCAGGGTGATCCTTTATCACCTATGCTCTTCAATCTTGTTGGAGAGGTTCTAAACAAGTTGCTTACTAAGGCTAGTGAGATTTGA